One Pirellulales bacterium DNA segment encodes these proteins:
- a CDS encoding PEP-CTERM sorting domain-containing protein, with the protein MTVRSTWKSLRNKLLTAGCVSLFAGSALVDANAVVLCLYEENFDSLGPLLPFNNPPNAGGTGSDWTNVPPTGWVADNSGITPDLNHPDFYGFTFLNKESWIATEGDQDRSLFTNGSGNVMVADPDAYDDAPGTIGPNGFNAFMTTSPIDLTNITAGSIVLMFDSSFRPEGTQTATLEVSYDGGNNYEEILRYDTGNTINEFDRINESLSFPLNNPTGGELLFRFGMTEAGNNWWWAVDNICVTGEVIPEPSTLVLAGMGLAAVAGVTWNRRRKNA; encoded by the coding sequence ATGACTGTTCGTTCGACGTGGAAATCACTCCGCAACAAGTTGCTGACCGCCGGGTGCGTCAGTTTGTTCGCGGGGAGCGCATTGGTCGACGCCAATGCCGTTGTGCTGTGCCTGTATGAAGAAAATTTTGATTCGCTCGGCCCCTTATTGCCGTTCAACAATCCGCCCAATGCGGGTGGCACTGGCTCGGATTGGACAAATGTCCCTCCGACAGGCTGGGTTGCCGATAACAGTGGCATCACACCCGATCTGAACCATCCTGATTTCTACGGTTTTACTTTCCTGAACAAGGAATCTTGGATTGCCACCGAAGGGGACCAAGACCGCAGCCTGTTTACTAATGGCTCTGGCAACGTCATGGTCGCCGACCCCGATGCTTATGATGACGCTCCCGGAACTATTGGCCCTAATGGTTTTAATGCGTTCATGACCACATCCCCGATCGATCTGACCAACATCACCGCTGGTTCGATCGTGTTGATGTTTGATTCCAGCTTTCGTCCGGAAGGGACGCAAACCGCCACATTGGAAGTGAGCTACGATGGCGGCAATAACTATGAAGAAATCCTGCGCTATGACACCGGTAATACGATTAACGAATTTGATCGTATCAATGAATCGCTGTCATTTCCCTTGAATAACCCCACGGGGGGGGAATTATTGTTTCGCTTTGGCATGACCGAAGCCGGCAACAACTGGTGGTGGGCCGTGGATAACATCTGCGTCACCGGCGAAGTCATTCCCGAACCCTCGACGCTGGTCCTGGCCGGGATGGGCCTGGCCGCTGTCGCGGGCGTGACCTGGAATCGCCGCCGCAAGAATGCCTAG
- a CDS encoding CPBP family intramembrane glutamic endopeptidase, translating to MSSESPDPLQRQLDELLANLPAGGSATAGTSRGSNLPTPDLPAHDDSTADDAKEASALDQPDDYWHESRRPLASLCFSLPWLLIYEIGVWFRPPGELRNAADVWLRNWLGMIGLGNYYWLLPILVVVILLAWQHVSGQPWRISHGVLPLMFVESCFLAVCLWGIARSRQWWYPLQILAGQFPLIWGNWFLDTVQGFVDYAGAGVYEEFLFRLLLLPLTVAILGLVGLQEPQKRWWVAIIITSLLFAAAHHVGGQEPWALWPFVFRTVAGLFFSILFLYRGYGIATGTHALYDILVGILLKS from the coding sequence ATGTCATCTGAGTCGCCCGACCCGCTCCAACGGCAATTGGACGAACTGCTGGCTAATTTGCCAGCGGGGGGAAGCGCGACGGCGGGGACATCCCGCGGGTCAAATTTGCCTACCCCGGATCTGCCAGCCCACGACGACTCGACCGCCGACGATGCCAAAGAGGCTTCGGCTCTGGACCAGCCGGACGATTATTGGCATGAGTCCCGCCGTCCACTGGCCAGCTTGTGCTTTAGCCTTCCCTGGCTGCTTATTTATGAAATTGGGGTCTGGTTTCGACCTCCCGGCGAATTACGCAACGCCGCCGATGTCTGGTTGCGAAATTGGCTGGGCATGATTGGCCTGGGTAACTACTACTGGCTATTGCCAATTTTGGTCGTCGTTATTTTGTTGGCCTGGCAGCATGTTTCTGGCCAGCCCTGGCGCATTTCACACGGCGTGCTGCCGCTCATGTTTGTGGAAAGCTGCTTTTTGGCCGTCTGTCTGTGGGGAATCGCCCGCTCGCGGCAATGGTGGTATCCCTTGCAAATTCTGGCCGGACAGTTCCCGCTCATCTGGGGAAATTGGTTTTTGGACACCGTTCAGGGATTTGTTGATTATGCCGGCGCGGGAGTCTATGAAGAGTTTTTGTTCCGGCTACTGTTATTACCACTTACCGTCGCCATCTTAGGCTTGGTCGGTTTACAAGAGCCTCAAAAACGTTGGTGGGTGGCGATTATCATCACCAGCCTGCTGTTTGCCGCCGCCCACCATGTGGGGGGGCAAGAACCCTGGGCGTTATGGCCATTTGTGTTTCGGACCGTGGCGGGGTTGTTTTTTTCGATATTATTTTTGTATCGCGGCTACGGAATCGCCACCGGTACGCATGCCTTGTACGACATTTTGGTGGGGATTTTGCTAAAATCCTGA
- a CDS encoding sulfotransferase has protein sequence MKNNAATLELQDLPQLATARQLWVDGKLDAALAQFEAALAAHPQNIKALIEAARAFGQRHEVAQAEELLARATDLAGNEAKVLLPIAQAYRVIYRPLAAVPMLQKLCHDRETSARAHLELALIYEITNQIDQAVAAARECVTQVPAAAEPKIVLARLERRAGNIDLAESILRSLTELRGAHPHLLMEAWGELSHLLDGRGDADGAIAAIEQSKAIISRLPQTRKFQLMAGNNNQLLGKVYQGLDQETLRRWSEIPFESDPRLGGIAQLIGFPRSGTTLLEQALGGHPGLIDAPEFVIFSRDIFPALYMAANPPTLTLETLNGFSTAALQTQRRRYVDYMEAALGESVNGRVLLDKNPSQTSLMVGLYRLWPESKFVVALRDPRDVLVSCYLRFFALSDFSVCFLQWETACKLYEFEMGIWLRMRELLPPDSWLELRYEDTVDDLPGQTQRAADFLGLEWTPEMLAYREKNPHKIVNSPTHEAVRKPIYRGAMGRWKKFEKHIGPYVERLRPLLDALGYS, from the coding sequence ATGAAAAACAATGCAGCAACGTTGGAATTGCAAGATTTGCCTCAATTAGCCACGGCACGGCAACTTTGGGTGGATGGTAAGCTGGATGCCGCCCTGGCGCAGTTTGAGGCAGCTCTGGCCGCCCATCCCCAAAATATCAAGGCCTTGATCGAGGCCGCGCGGGCGTTTGGCCAACGGCATGAGGTAGCCCAGGCGGAGGAGTTACTCGCCCGGGCGACCGATTTGGCGGGTAACGAAGCCAAGGTGTTATTGCCCATCGCCCAGGCCTATCGGGTGATTTATCGACCGTTGGCAGCGGTGCCGATGCTTCAAAAACTGTGCCACGACCGGGAGACATCCGCGCGGGCGCACCTGGAATTGGCCCTGATTTACGAGATTACCAACCAGATTGACCAGGCGGTGGCCGCCGCGCGGGAATGCGTGACCCAGGTGCCCGCCGCGGCGGAGCCAAAAATTGTCCTGGCTCGCCTGGAACGGCGCGCGGGAAATATTGATTTGGCGGAATCCATATTGCGTTCGTTGACGGAATTGCGGGGGGCGCACCCCCATTTGCTCATGGAGGCCTGGGGCGAACTGAGCCATTTGTTGGATGGCCGGGGAGATGCCGACGGCGCGATCGCCGCGATCGAGCAAAGCAAAGCGATCATCTCGCGCTTGCCGCAAACCCGCAAATTTCAACTCATGGCGGGAAATAACAATCAACTGCTGGGAAAAGTGTATCAGGGATTGGACCAGGAGACCTTGCGTCGGTGGAGCGAAATCCCCTTTGAATCCGACCCGCGGCTGGGGGGTATCGCGCAATTGATTGGTTTTCCTCGTTCGGGGACCACGCTGCTGGAACAAGCCCTAGGGGGCCATCCAGGGTTAATCGACGCCCCCGAATTTGTGATCTTTAGCCGGGACATTTTTCCCGCGCTCTACATGGCGGCAAATCCTCCCACGCTGACTCTGGAGACGCTGAATGGATTTAGCACGGCGGCCCTGCAAACCCAGCGGCGGCGTTATGTGGACTACATGGAAGCCGCCCTGGGCGAAAGCGTGAACGGGCGGGTCCTCCTGGATAAAAATCCCAGCCAAACCTCGCTGATGGTGGGCCTGTATCGTTTATGGCCGGAATCCAAGTTTGTGGTCGCCCTACGCGATCCGCGCGATGTCCTGGTCAGTTGTTATTTGCGGTTTTTTGCCTTATCGGACTTTAGCGTTTGCTTTTTGCAGTGGGAAACCGCCTGCAAGCTGTACGAATTCGAAATGGGGATTTGGCTGCGAATGCGGGAATTATTGCCGCCGGACAGTTGGTTGGAACTGCGTTACGAGGACACCGTGGATGATCTGCCGGGCCAAACCCAGCGGGCGGCGGATTTTCTGGGCCTGGAATGGACGCCGGAAATGCTGGCCTATCGCGAAAAGAATCCGCACAAGATTGTGAATTCCCCCACACACGAGGCGGTGCGCAAGCCCATTTATCGCGGCGCGATGGGCCGCTGGAAGAAGTTTGAAAAGCATATCGGCCCGTATGTGGAACGGTTGCGGCCGCTGCTGGACGCACTAGGTTATTCCTAG